In one Streptomyces sp. NBC_01241 genomic region, the following are encoded:
- a CDS encoding enoyl-CoA hydratase/isomerase family protein: MKFSLTEYLSPYRAAPSPIRTAREGGILRVELNSPDTGNAVTEAMLDDLLAILTLPDPDVRVVVLSGAGEHFSLGGDRNEFVDWLDEDPTGRGIRIAAEKGRRVCEALTTSQAVTIARVQGKAIGAGMALALACDLRVGADTAGFRLPELALGLPTAWGGMLPRLLHEVGAARVRELILTGRPFKAAEAYELSVLQRVVPEDELDAAVDAWAKPIVRRPEAALRVTKALLNSYAAATRLADSSVLDAELMATVAAATRRTRDAGGTGAGAVPVR; the protein is encoded by the coding sequence ATGAAGTTCTCTCTCACCGAGTACCTGTCGCCGTACCGGGCGGCACCGAGCCCCATACGCACCGCGCGGGAGGGCGGCATCCTGCGCGTGGAGCTGAACAGCCCCGACACCGGCAACGCGGTCACCGAAGCGATGCTGGACGATCTGCTGGCGATCCTGACCCTGCCGGACCCCGATGTCCGGGTGGTGGTGCTCAGCGGGGCCGGCGAGCACTTCTCGCTGGGCGGCGACCGCAACGAGTTCGTCGACTGGCTCGACGAGGACCCCACCGGGCGGGGCATCCGCATCGCGGCCGAGAAGGGCCGCCGCGTCTGCGAGGCGCTCACCACCAGCCAGGCCGTCACCATCGCCCGGGTCCAGGGCAAGGCGATCGGCGCGGGCATGGCACTGGCCCTCGCCTGTGATCTGCGCGTCGGCGCCGACACCGCCGGATTCCGGCTGCCGGAACTGGCGCTCGGCCTGCCCACCGCCTGGGGCGGAATGCTGCCGCGCCTGCTCCACGAGGTCGGCGCCGCCCGGGTGCGCGAACTGATTCTGACCGGGCGTCCCTTCAAGGCGGCGGAGGCGTACGAACTGTCGGTCCTCCAGCGCGTCGTGCCCGAGGACGAACTCGACGCGGCGGTCGACGCGTGGGCCAAGCCCATCGTGCGCCGGCCCGAGGCGGCCCTGCGCGTCACGAAGGCCCTGCTCAACTCGTACGCAGCCGCGACGCGGCTGGCCGACTCGTCCGTCCTGGACGCGGAGCTGATGGCCACCGTCGCGGCCGCGACCCGCCGGACCCGCGACGCCGGGGGGACGGGCGCGGGGGCCGTACCGGTGCGTTAG
- a CDS encoding response regulator, with product MTATTTRIVVVDDHEVVRAGFAGLLDTQPDFMVVGTASDGAEAVRVCAEQRPDVVLMDVRMPGTDGIEATARIRAAAPDGGGPRILVLTTFDLDEHVYDALAAGAGGFLLKDVTAERLFDAVRVVAAGEALLAPTVTRRLIGEFARMRRTAPAPASPTAPLTALTPRETEVLRLIAEGLSNPEIAARLSVSEETVKTHVSRILNKLGLRDRTQAVVAAYESGLVVPRTGR from the coding sequence GTGACCGCGACGACCACCCGGATCGTCGTCGTGGACGACCACGAGGTGGTGCGCGCCGGATTCGCCGGACTCCTGGACACCCAGCCGGACTTCATGGTGGTCGGGACGGCGTCCGACGGCGCGGAGGCGGTACGCGTCTGCGCGGAACAGCGCCCCGACGTCGTGCTGATGGACGTCCGGATGCCGGGCACGGACGGCATCGAGGCCACCGCGCGGATCAGGGCCGCCGCCCCGGACGGCGGCGGCCCGCGCATTCTCGTCCTCACCACGTTCGACCTGGACGAGCATGTCTACGACGCGCTGGCCGCCGGGGCGGGCGGCTTCCTGCTGAAGGACGTCACCGCGGAGCGTCTGTTCGACGCGGTACGCGTGGTCGCCGCGGGCGAGGCCCTGCTCGCGCCCACCGTCACCCGTCGCCTCATCGGCGAATTCGCCCGCATGCGCCGCACGGCCCCGGCCCCGGCCTCGCCGACCGCCCCGCTCACGGCGCTCACCCCGCGTGAGACGGAGGTACTGCGCCTGATCGCCGAGGGCCTGTCCAATCCGGAGATCGCGGCCCGGCTGAGCGTCAGCGAGGAGACGGTCAAGACCCATGTCAGCCGCATCCTGAACAAACTCGGTCTGCGGGACCGCACCCAGGCGGTGGTCGCGGCGTACGAATCCGGTCTGGTGGTGCCGCGGACCGGGAGATGA
- a CDS encoding sensor histidine kinase — translation MSDGACMSEGIMRKARRIALSPDGPVVAAVALGLLAAVESAGRAGAGQPDLPLTLPLAILLGLCTTLPLALLRVHPAAAATAVTAASLLALAGYRDLTLAGLVAQLLALHRLGNRGSRRLAVLLVVPYVAVALTDPDDTVLRVYAVTAAVLSAAAVADGIGRRTRAEAVARDATERAIADTLLEHVARGERARIARELHDVVAHHISVISVQAETARLTTPGMPEAGAKRLRDIGDTARTALTEMRRLLGVLREDAGTPPVTRKPQPGLTQLNELLDEAREVGGAGARLIVSGPVSPLDPGIELTTYRIVQEALTNARRHAPGAAVDVELRYAPQALDLRIRDNGPGPDRSGSGARGHGLLGMRERVAAVGGELRTGPAPGGGFLVEARLPVDTKEALR, via the coding sequence ATGAGCGATGGCGCGTGCATGAGCGAAGGAATCATGCGGAAGGCGCGGAGGATTGCCCTCTCGCCCGACGGACCGGTGGTGGCCGCGGTGGCACTGGGGCTGCTCGCGGCCGTGGAGAGCGCCGGCCGCGCCGGCGCCGGGCAGCCGGATCTTCCGCTCACGCTGCCGCTCGCCATACTGCTCGGCCTGTGCACCACGCTGCCGCTGGCGCTTCTGCGCGTCCACCCGGCCGCCGCGGCCACCGCCGTCACCGCGGCGAGTCTCCTGGCACTCGCGGGCTACCGGGACCTGACCCTCGCCGGGCTCGTCGCCCAGTTGCTCGCCCTGCACCGCCTCGGCAACCGCGGCTCCCGCCGCCTGGCCGTGCTCCTCGTGGTGCCGTACGTCGCGGTGGCGCTCACCGACCCCGACGACACGGTCCTGCGCGTGTACGCGGTGACGGCCGCCGTACTCTCGGCGGCGGCCGTCGCGGACGGCATCGGCCGCCGCACCCGGGCCGAAGCGGTGGCCCGCGACGCCACCGAACGGGCCATCGCGGACACGCTCCTCGAACACGTGGCGCGCGGCGAACGGGCCCGCATCGCCCGCGAGCTCCACGATGTCGTCGCCCACCACATCTCGGTGATCTCCGTCCAGGCGGAGACGGCCCGCCTCACCACCCCGGGCATGCCCGAGGCCGGGGCGAAACGGCTGCGGGACATCGGCGACACGGCACGCACCGCACTGACGGAGATGCGACGACTGCTCGGCGTACTGCGCGAGGACGCGGGCACACCACCGGTCACCCGGAAGCCCCAACCCGGCCTCACCCAGCTCAACGAGCTGCTGGACGAGGCCCGTGAGGTCGGCGGTGCGGGCGCCCGGCTGATCGTCAGCGGCCCCGTGAGCCCGCTCGACCCGGGCATCGAGCTCACCACGTACCGGATCGTCCAGGAAGCCCTCACCAACGCCCGTAGACATGCCCCCGGCGCGGCCGTGGACGTCGAGCTGCGCTACGCCCCGCAGGCCCTGGACCTGCGCATCAGGGACAACGGCCCGGGACCGGACCGCTCCGGCTCCGGCGCCCGGGGCCATGGCCTGCTCGGTATGCGCGAGCGCGTCGCGGCGGTCGGCGGCGAACTGCGCACGGGCCCGGCACCGGGCGGCGGCTTCCTCGTCGAAGCACGGCTCCCCGTCGACACGAAGGAGGCCCTGCGGTGA
- a CDS encoding VOC family protein: MAVQPEGTPCWADAMFPDLDGAKSFYGDVLGWTFGESSTEFGDYTQAYADGKAVAAVVPPMPGQEGQPSWCLYLASPDAAATAAKIRENGGETLMDPMEVGEFGTMLLARDPSGVTFGVWQAGAHEGFEAQGVPGAYCWAEVFTREPEKSDAFFPAVFPYSVVKMEDEHVDFRLFNLGDKTVMGRMKMGDEFPPEVPPYMNVYFTVPDCDAAVAKATERGAVLRFGPMTIPFGRFAALTDPQGAPFSVIDVNTTEGEMPRTSPVS; encoded by the coding sequence ATGGCTGTACAACCGGAGGGCACCCCGTGCTGGGCCGATGCGATGTTCCCCGATCTCGACGGCGCGAAGAGCTTCTACGGTGATGTGCTGGGCTGGACGTTCGGCGAGTCCTCGACGGAGTTCGGCGACTACACGCAGGCGTACGCCGACGGCAAGGCGGTCGCCGCCGTCGTGCCCCCGATGCCGGGCCAGGAGGGGCAGCCGTCCTGGTGTCTCTACCTCGCCTCGCCGGACGCCGCCGCCACCGCCGCGAAGATCCGTGAGAACGGCGGCGAGACGCTGATGGACCCCATGGAGGTCGGCGAGTTCGGCACGATGCTGCTGGCCCGCGATCCCAGCGGTGTCACCTTCGGCGTGTGGCAGGCGGGCGCCCATGAGGGCTTCGAGGCGCAGGGCGTGCCCGGTGCGTACTGCTGGGCCGAGGTGTTCACCCGGGAGCCCGAGAAGTCCGATGCGTTCTTCCCCGCCGTCTTCCCGTACAGCGTGGTGAAGATGGAGGACGAGCACGTCGACTTCAGGTTGTTCAACCTCGGCGACAAGACGGTCATGGGGCGGATGAAGATGGGCGACGAATTCCCGCCCGAGGTGCCGCCGTACATGAATGTGTACTTCACCGTCCCGGACTGCGACGCGGCCGTCGCGAAGGCCACCGAGCGCGGCGCGGTCCTGCGGTTCGGCCCGATGACCATTCCTTTCGGCCGCTTCGCCGCGCTGACGGATCCGCAGGGCGCGCCGTTCTCCGTGATCGACGTCAACACGACCGAGGGCGAGATGCCCAGGACGTCTCCGGTGTCCTGA
- a CDS encoding CAP domain-containing protein has protein sequence MRKHRRKTSHRKITAAVVTVVAVGAVGVPSAAMAYTPQDTPAVGAGWPRTAQGSVPKSVAPVSVSEPAAPASRAAARVLTLVNRVRAEAGCSPLAKSAKLTKAARAHSADMASHRNMSHTSSDGSAASDRITGSGYDWRAYGENVARGYTTPEDVVAGWMNSPGHRRNILDCSFKEIGVGVAQPGNYWTQDFGAAR, from the coding sequence ATGAGGAAGCACCGCAGGAAGACGTCCCACCGGAAGATCACCGCCGCCGTCGTCACCGTCGTCGCCGTGGGGGCCGTGGGTGTGCCCTCCGCCGCCATGGCCTACACCCCCCAGGACACGCCGGCTGTGGGGGCGGGGTGGCCCCGCACCGCACAGGGGAGCGTCCCGAAGTCCGTCGCACCCGTGAGCGTTTCGGAGCCCGCGGCTCCGGCGTCCCGTGCCGCCGCCCGCGTACTGACGCTCGTCAACCGCGTACGCGCCGAGGCCGGGTGCTCGCCGCTGGCCAAGAGCGCGAAGCTGACGAAGGCGGCCCGGGCCCACAGCGCGGACATGGCGTCCCACCGCAACATGTCCCACACGAGCTCCGACGGATCGGCCGCGAGCGACCGCATCACGGGCTCCGGTTACGACTGGAGGGCGTACGGCGAGAACGTCGCCCGCGGCTACACCACCCCCGAGGACGTCGTGGCGGGCTGGATGAACAGCCCCGGTCACCGGCGCAACATCCTCGACTGTTCGTTCAAGGAGATCGGCGTGGGCGTCGCCCAGCCCGGCAACTACTGGACGCAGGACTTCGGAGCGGCCCGGTGA
- a CDS encoding cytochrome P450, giving the protein MGDVVRAPWDAYFVTGFDTCSEVLRGRNWLAPDFAWQERQEDARQWDAIATQEMTKTLARLNAPEHTCQRRSLGNLFDRSTIQRLTPQIEEHVTRLLDELADKLRWGEADFVSTVSEQLPISTIGTWLGIPPEDYAHILEITHNQVHAQELLPTKSELAVSEEATLHLRAYFTELVKQRRANPGNDVVTGWIHTWDAMAPDREAADEILYRLTMFVTIASLETTATLLSSMVGLLLAEPGRWEWLRENPGYIDAAVDEVLRYDPPIQINTRIAADDTVLAGVPIAKDTMVHVVFGAANHDPRRTEDPDAFDVTRTGTNLTFGGGVHYCLGAALARLEARTLLAQLLKRFPTLRAVTAPNYASRLVFRRVTSMNVAI; this is encoded by the coding sequence ATGGGGGATGTCGTACGCGCTCCTTGGGACGCGTACTTCGTCACCGGTTTCGACACGTGCAGCGAGGTGCTTCGCGGTCGCAACTGGCTGGCGCCGGACTTCGCCTGGCAGGAACGCCAGGAGGACGCCCGGCAGTGGGACGCCATCGCCACCCAGGAGATGACCAAGACGCTCGCGCGCCTCAACGCGCCCGAGCACACCTGCCAGCGCCGCAGCCTCGGCAACCTCTTCGACCGCTCCACCATCCAGCGGCTGACCCCACAGATCGAGGAGCACGTCACCCGCCTTCTCGACGAGCTCGCCGACAAACTGCGCTGGGGCGAGGCCGACTTCGTCAGTACGGTCAGCGAGCAGCTCCCGATCAGCACCATCGGCACCTGGCTGGGCATCCCGCCCGAGGACTACGCCCACATCCTGGAGATCACCCACAACCAGGTGCACGCCCAGGAGCTGCTGCCCACCAAGAGCGAACTCGCCGTATCCGAAGAAGCGACCCTGCATCTACGCGCGTACTTCACCGAGTTGGTGAAGCAGCGCCGCGCGAACCCCGGCAACGATGTCGTGACCGGCTGGATACACACCTGGGACGCGATGGCGCCCGACCGCGAGGCGGCGGACGAGATCCTCTACCGTCTGACCATGTTCGTCACCATCGCCTCGCTGGAGACCACCGCGACGCTGCTGTCGTCCATGGTGGGCCTGCTGCTGGCGGAGCCCGGCCGGTGGGAGTGGCTCCGGGAGAACCCCGGCTACATCGACGCGGCCGTCGACGAAGTTCTCCGTTACGACCCGCCGATCCAGATCAACACGCGGATCGCCGCCGATGACACGGTCCTGGCGGGCGTGCCGATCGCGAAGGACACCATGGTCCACGTCGTGTTCGGCGCCGCCAACCACGACCCCCGGCGCACCGAGGACCCGGACGCCTTCGACGTCACGCGCACCGGCACCAACCTCACCTTCGGGGGTGGTGTGCACTACTGCCTGGGCGCGGCTCTCGCCCGCCTGGAGGCACGTACGCTCCTGGCCCAGCTCCTGAAACGTTTCCCCACCCTGCGCGCCGTGACGGCGCCCAACTACGCGTCCCGTCTGGTCTTCAGACGTGTGACCTCGATGAATGTAGCCATATGA
- a CDS encoding ion transporter — protein MSEQVAAHLRREIAVRSRRILDSSAFDGIVFCLIVTNAALLGVETYSGVVQQWHDVLKVAEHAFLAAFTAEILLRAAAHADRPRDFFRDPWNVFDVLVVALAFLPFARENATVLRLLRLARVLRAARFLPQLRIVIVAVGKSLPGTLSFLLVGALLLYVYAMVGWVFFAGDNPERFGSLGRAALTLFLLITLDGLGDAVRAALEISRWTILYFASFVLLGSFLLVNLLIGVVINSLEEARELEKERELEESARDATPPGPRLPPADTAEALRAQIDAARRALDSIEADLAETRHSCGCRGAGDGEGEPVAVGEPGT, from the coding sequence ATGTCCGAACAGGTCGCCGCTCACTTACGGCGTGAGATCGCCGTACGCAGCCGTCGGATCCTGGACTCCTCGGCCTTCGACGGCATCGTGTTCTGCCTCATCGTGACCAACGCGGCGCTGCTGGGAGTCGAGACGTACAGCGGCGTCGTGCAGCAGTGGCACGACGTCCTCAAGGTCGCGGAGCACGCCTTCCTCGCCGCGTTCACCGCGGAGATCCTGCTCCGCGCCGCCGCTCACGCCGACCGGCCCCGGGACTTCTTCCGCGACCCCTGGAACGTGTTCGACGTACTCGTCGTCGCGCTGGCCTTCCTGCCGTTCGCCCGCGAGAACGCGACGGTGCTCAGGCTCCTGCGGCTGGCCCGGGTGCTGCGCGCCGCGAGGTTCCTGCCCCAGCTGCGCATCGTGATCGTCGCGGTGGGCAAGAGCCTCCCCGGCACGCTGAGCTTCCTGCTCGTCGGGGCGCTCCTGCTCTACGTGTACGCCATGGTCGGCTGGGTCTTCTTCGCCGGCGACAATCCCGAGCGCTTCGGCTCGCTCGGCCGAGCCGCGCTCACCCTCTTCCTCCTCATCACCCTCGACGGCCTCGGTGACGCGGTCCGCGCGGCCCTGGAGATCTCCCGCTGGACGATCCTCTACTTCGCGTCGTTCGTCCTGCTCGGTTCCTTCCTGCTCGTCAACCTCCTCATCGGCGTCGTCATCAACTCCCTCGAAGAGGCACGCGAGCTGGAGAAGGAACGCGAGCTGGAAGAGAGCGCCCGGGACGCGACGCCCCCGGGACCCCGGCTGCCTCCCGCCGACACGGCCGAAGCGCTCCGGGCGCAGATCGACGCAGCTCGCCGGGCCCTGGACTCCATCGAGGCGGACCTCGCGGAGACCCGGCACTCGTGCGGCTGCCGAGGCGCGGGGGACGGAGAAGGGGAACCCGTGGCGGTCGGGGAGCCCGGTACGTAG